One Methylocaldum marinum DNA window includes the following coding sequences:
- the mgtE gene encoding magnesium transporter, with product MSHQDGEMPENTLDAVKALRRLEPPQRAEALSHYPPEVARAVFEQFEAPLQKEVLAFLRDHQVNRLLEDLDPDDRVRLLDTLPEPVGQALLARLSPRERRLTHKLLAFPAESAGRIMNPEYLPLRPEFLVRDALTLIHREGRAVSTVNVLPVLDSGERLVGLAMLSALVLADPGQQVEDVMLAPVPTVAPETDQEQVASLIQAADLLALPVVDDARHLLGLITVDDAMDVVQLEQEEDFARAGGSEPVDRPYFSITLLDLARARLVWLLLLALAGTMTVNVITTFESLLEQAISLSVFIPLLIGIGGNCGAQSATTVIRAMATGDINGVGIARVILRETRVGILLGSAVAVLAHVPVLLLFTPGLAVTVSLTLIAICVLANLVGSGMPMLARRLGIDPAVVSAPVVTTLVDTFGLVLYFLIAKYVMGF from the coding sequence ATGAGTCATCAAGACGGTGAAATGCCGGAAAATACGCTCGATGCCGTCAAGGCGCTACGGCGGCTGGAACCGCCGCAGCGGGCGGAGGCACTGTCGCATTATCCGCCGGAAGTGGCGCGGGCTGTTTTTGAACAGTTCGAAGCGCCGCTGCAGAAGGAGGTGCTGGCGTTTCTGCGCGATCATCAAGTCAATCGATTGCTCGAGGATCTCGATCCGGATGACCGAGTCCGCCTGCTGGATACCTTGCCTGAGCCGGTAGGCCAGGCTCTGCTGGCCCGCCTCAGTCCCCGCGAAAGGCGCCTGACCCACAAATTGCTCGCCTTCCCCGCGGAGAGCGCGGGCCGCATCATGAATCCGGAGTATTTGCCGCTTCGGCCGGAGTTTTTGGTACGGGACGCGTTGACCTTAATCCACCGCGAGGGCCGTGCGGTCAGTACCGTGAACGTGCTGCCGGTCCTCGACAGCGGCGAGCGGCTGGTGGGATTGGCAATGCTTAGTGCTCTGGTGCTGGCCGACCCGGGCCAGCAGGTGGAGGACGTCATGCTGGCGCCGGTACCCACGGTAGCGCCTGAGACAGACCAGGAGCAGGTGGCCAGTCTGATTCAGGCGGCGGATCTGTTGGCGCTGCCGGTAGTCGACGATGCTCGGCATTTGCTCGGCTTGATTACGGTGGACGATGCCATGGACGTCGTTCAGCTCGAACAGGAGGAGGACTTTGCTCGGGCCGGTGGTAGCGAGCCGGTGGATCGTCCCTATTTTTCGATCACCTTGTTGGATCTCGCCCGGGCTCGCTTGGTCTGGCTGTTGCTGCTCGCCTTGGCCGGCACCATGACGGTCAACGTAATCACCACTTTCGAATCGCTCCTGGAGCAGGCGATCAGCCTTTCGGTGTTCATCCCCCTTCTCATCGGGATTGGCGGCAACTGTGGAGCCCAATCGGCGACCACCGTGATTCGGGCCATGGCCACCGGCGACATCAATGGCGTGGGAATTGCGCGGGTCATTCTCCGCGAGACCCGCGTCGGTATTCTGCTCGGCAGCGCGGTCGCCGTGCTCGCCCATGTTCCCGTGTTACTGCTGTTCACGCCGGGGCTGGCGGTGACGGTCTCCCTAACGCTGATCGCCATCTGTGTCCTGGCGAATCTGGTAGGTTCCGGAATGCCGATGCTGGCTCGACGTTTGGGAATCGATCCGGCGGTAGTGAGCGCTCCGGTAGTGACGACACTGGTCGATACCTTTGGCCTAGTCTTATATTTTCTGATCGCAAAGTACGTTATGGGGTTTTGA
- a CDS encoding XcyI family restriction endonuclease, with translation MAARGLRGELVFPVPCLFEKNPRLLGYYRLLFGFNQKAFYSAEFGVSGFKAMEEFGRLNEGQKASLSALCKALIDSACALVEGIGADRLSRELLDDLALLTVGPQLRGGANVKKGAEGIVRVFEAIHLIVQHAATSSSSGKIEIENAAGRKVSIAFAPDPDIVIREEMTKGKFRNIIAVEVKGGTDFSNIHNRIGEAEKNHQKAKASGYVECWTVVNVDRIDLDMAKRESPSTNRFYRLSTLINGRSEDYEDFKDRIISLTGIRNN, from the coding sequence TTGGCTGCCCGAGGGCTGCGTGGCGAGTTGGTGTTTCCTGTTCCGTGCTTATTTGAAAAGAATCCGCGATTATTAGGGTATTACCGGCTTTTGTTCGGCTTCAATCAGAAAGCTTTTTATAGCGCGGAGTTTGGTGTTTCGGGTTTCAAAGCAATGGAAGAGTTCGGGCGTTTGAACGAGGGACAAAAGGCCTCTCTGTCCGCGCTGTGCAAAGCTTTGATCGATAGCGCTTGCGCCTTGGTGGAGGGTATCGGCGCAGATCGGCTCAGTCGCGAGTTACTGGACGACTTGGCCTTGCTGACGGTTGGTCCGCAACTCCGTGGCGGAGCGAATGTGAAGAAAGGGGCGGAAGGCATTGTTCGCGTGTTTGAGGCGATTCATCTTATCGTCCAACATGCCGCTACTTCATCGAGTTCGGGAAAAATAGAGATCGAAAACGCCGCAGGGCGCAAGGTGTCTATCGCATTTGCGCCCGATCCCGACATTGTCATACGTGAAGAAATGACGAAAGGTAAATTTCGGAACATTATCGCCGTCGAAGTTAAAGGGGGTACCGATTTTTCCAACATTCACAACCGTATCGGAGAAGCTGAAAAAAATCATCAAAAGGCAAAAGCTTCCGGTTATGTGGAATGCTGGACTGTCGTGAATGTCGACCGCATTGATCTTGATATGGCAAAGCGTGAGTCTCCTTCTACAAATCGGTTTTATCGGCTTTCGACGCTTATAAATGGTCGATCTGAGGACTATGAGGATTTTAAAGATCGCATTATTTCACTGACCGGAATCCGGAATAATTGA
- a CDS encoding transposase family protein, with protein MIYDKFSQITDDRIVESLIGMPKAKFTALVKVFESAAQAIDRERVEKGEIKHVKQGGPKGYLDSYEKKLFFVLYYLKTYPTFDVLGFHFGFSGGHAHAHIDRLLPVLVRALTSLNVMPERTLTTPEEFSQLIDQYKNIAIEGVEVACVRPQDETEQEKHYSGKKRHTLKSLVISDFNRRILFLCCIVAGSVHDYTLMKDVFTPGSAWFEKVNLWLDLGFLDADKDYQSTQIYLPHKKPRKSKKNPNPTLTPEQKKQNRKQAATRVIVEHAIGGMKFFHCMMHRIRNHLGHFVDYFFSLSAGLWNYKIC; from the coding sequence ATGATCTACGACAAATTTAGCCAAATAACCGATGACCGCATCGTGGAATCGTTGATTGGAATGCCCAAGGCGAAGTTCACAGCCCTCGTCAAAGTATTCGAGTCGGCCGCTCAAGCCATCGATCGAGAGCGTGTCGAAAAGGGCGAAATAAAACACGTCAAACAGGGCGGCCCTAAAGGTTATCTTGATTCTTACGAGAAAAAGCTGTTTTTCGTTTTGTACTATTTGAAAACCTATCCTACTTTTGACGTTCTGGGCTTTCATTTCGGTTTCAGTGGCGGACATGCCCATGCCCACATCGACCGCTTGCTGCCGGTTTTAGTGCGAGCGTTGACAAGCCTCAACGTCATGCCGGAGCGCACGCTAACAACCCCAGAAGAATTCTCTCAACTCATTGATCAATATAAGAACATAGCGATCGAAGGCGTGGAGGTCGCTTGCGTTCGACCCCAAGATGAAACTGAACAGGAAAAGCATTACAGTGGAAAAAAAAGACATACGCTCAAATCCCTCGTAATCTCCGACTTTAATCGAAGGATATTGTTTTTGTGTTGCATTGTGGCAGGCAGCGTACATGACTACACACTCATGAAAGATGTCTTCACGCCGGGTTCAGCGTGGTTCGAGAAGGTCAATTTATGGCTTGACTTAGGATTTCTGGACGCGGACAAAGATTATCAAAGTACCCAAATATATCTACCCCACAAGAAACCTAGAAAATCCAAGAAAAACCCTAATCCGACATTGACGCCTGAGCAGAAGAAACAGAACAGAAAACAAGCCGCCACGCGGGTCATCGTTGAGCATGCCATCGGTGGCATGAAGTTCTTCCACTGCATGATGCATCGGATTAGAAATCATCTGGGTCACTTCGTGGATTATTTTTTCTCACTTTCCGCCGGGCTTTGGAACTACAAAATCTGTTGA
- a CDS encoding DNA methyltransferase: protein MRNQGRHTCVFDSTFKGLGINTQAFPGAHFATFPPALIEPCILASTKPNDFVLDFFFGSGTVGLVCLSHGRRYVGIELHSEYVRMAVQRLGIFEPSVIKVAA, encoded by the coding sequence ATCAGGAATCAGGGCAGACATACTTGCGTTTTTGATTCCACCTTTAAAGGGCTGGGTATTAATACCCAAGCATTTCCGGGTGCGCATTTTGCCACGTTTCCGCCCGCTTTAATCGAGCCTTGCATACTCGCTTCCACGAAGCCGAACGATTTCGTGCTCGATTTTTTTTTCGGTTCAGGTACCGTAGGACTTGTTTGTTTAAGCCATGGACGCCGGTATGTTGGTATAGAACTTCATTCGGAATATGTCCGAATGGCGGTTCAAAGATTGGGTATTTTCGAACCGAGTGTCATTAAGGTAGCTGCATAA
- a CDS encoding ISL3 family transposase produces MTQPQIQIPLDLPNVQVEHCEQTPQGLVITVVSTSQTAVCRRCGRTIDKFHGYDKEITLRHLPIFDRPVWIRIKPKRFQCPHCHKGPTTTQRCEWYDPKSPHTKAYEHWILRELVNSTLSDVSLKRDLTVACIEGIIDRHVQRQVDWSTVPNLELLGIDEIALKKGHKDFVVIISGVTVKREKFILAVLPDRKKETVKSFLETLPPDQREQVRQVCIDMNEGYRNAVQEPLPNVPIVVDRFHVAKHDRDCADKARKAEMKRLKTTLSEHDYAQLKGAMWAFRKPWIALSENPHSIQPVAAATP; encoded by the coding sequence ATGACTCAACCGCAGATACAGATACCCTTAGACCTGCCCAATGTTCAGGTAGAACATTGCGAACAAACACCTCAAGGTTTGGTGATTACGGTGGTCAGCACTAGCCAAACTGCCGTGTGTCGTCGGTGCGGGCGCACGATTGATAAGTTTCACGGCTACGATAAAGAGATTACCTTGCGGCATCTGCCGATTTTTGACCGGCCGGTTTGGATTCGGATCAAGCCCAAACGTTTTCAATGCCCCCATTGCCACAAAGGCCCGACCACGACCCAGCGTTGTGAGTGGTATGACCCGAAGAGTCCCCATACCAAGGCTTACGAGCATTGGATTCTGCGGGAATTGGTCAACAGTACATTGAGTGATGTCAGTTTGAAACGCGACCTCACGGTGGCGTGCATCGAAGGCATCATCGACCGCCATGTTCAGCGGCAAGTCGATTGGTCAACGGTGCCAAACTTGGAATTGCTTGGGATTGACGAAATTGCGCTGAAGAAAGGGCATAAAGACTTTGTGGTGATTATTTCGGGTGTTACGGTTAAGCGGGAGAAGTTTATTCTGGCGGTGTTGCCGGACAGGAAAAAAGAGACGGTCAAATCCTTTTTGGAGACATTACCACCGGATCAACGCGAGCAGGTCCGCCAAGTCTGTATCGACATGAATGAAGGTTACCGCAATGCGGTTCAAGAACCCCTACCCAACGTGCCAATAGTGGTTGATCGTTTTCACGTGGCCAAGCATGACCGCGATTGCGCCGATAAAGCTCGCAAAGCCGAAATGAAGCGCTTGAAAACGACATTGTCCGAGCATGACTATGCGCAGTTGAAAGGGGCGATGTGGGCGTTTCGTAAACCCTGGATAGCCTTAAGCGAGAATCCACACTCAATTCAACCCGTCGCGGCAGCGACACCTTAA
- a CDS encoding ribonucleoside-diphosphate reductase subunit alpha, translating into METESVARTSQPTSIPPDRPAVSADLRATAPGEMRVIRRNGKVTLFDVGKISVAITKAFLAVEGNTAAASRRIHETVEELTRQVASALFRRNPSGGTIHIEDIQDQVELALMRGGHHKIARAYVLYREDRARARAQKAAEQQETRQPAIHVTLPDGSQKPLDMTRLQKIVEEACRDLADVDGTWILEETQRNLFDGVPEKDVAPALMMAARARIEQEPNYSYVAARLLLDSLRCEALSFLGHGFVEATQDEMAERYAEYFADYVKRGAELELLSPELTRFDLQRLGAALKPERDLQFTYLGLQTLYDRYFIHAKSIRFELPQAFFMRVAMGLAINEIDREAKAVEFYDLLSSFDFMSSTPTLFNSGTLRPQLSSCYLATVPDDLDGIFGAIKDDALLSKYAGGLGNDWTRVRAMGSHIKGTNGKSQGVVPFLKVANDTAVAVNQGGKRKGAMCAYLETWHLDIEEFLELRKNTGDDRRRTHDMNTANWVPDLFMKRVAEEGDWTLFTPSETSDLHDLTGEAFEKRYLEYEAKVDRGEITLYKRLPATQLWRKMLSMLFETGHPWITFKDPCNLRYTNRHMGVVHSSNLCTEITLHTNDNEIAVCNLGSVNLSNHVTKDGVLDAYKLEKTISTAMRMLDNVIDINYYSVPQARRSNLRHRPVGLGIMGFQDTLYKLRIPYASDEAVSFADKSMELVSYYAIKASTDLAEERGRYSSFEGSLWSQGILPYDSMALVEQGRGGYLQQDRSFALDWDALRDRVKAVGMRNSNTMAIAPTATISNICGVSQSIEPTYQNLFVKSNLSGEFTVVNPYLVNDLKKLDLWDAVMINDLKYYDGSLQKIERIPDQLKQIYATAFEVDPRWLVEAASRRQKWIDQAQSLNLYMAEPSGKKLDNLYKLAWIRGLKTTYYLRTMGATHVEKSTAFDGKLNAVKTDPIDDAIPGTKHHPAEAAYAEAAASGVKMCSIDDPECEACQ; encoded by the coding sequence ATGGAAACCGAATCCGTAGCCCGTACCAGTCAGCCGACCTCGATTCCCCCGGATCGACCGGCTGTTTCGGCAGATCTGCGCGCGACCGCTCCCGGCGAGATGCGCGTCATCCGGCGCAACGGCAAAGTGACGCTATTCGACGTCGGCAAAATCAGCGTCGCCATTACCAAAGCGTTTTTGGCGGTCGAAGGCAATACCGCGGCCGCCAGCCGGCGTATCCACGAGACCGTCGAAGAGCTGACCCGACAGGTCGCCAGCGCCTTGTTCCGGCGCAATCCTTCCGGTGGAACCATTCACATCGAAGACATTCAGGACCAGGTCGAATTGGCCCTGATGCGCGGCGGCCACCACAAGATCGCCCGCGCTTACGTGCTGTATCGCGAGGACAGGGCTCGGGCTCGCGCGCAAAAAGCCGCCGAGCAGCAGGAAACGCGGCAACCCGCCATTCACGTGACCCTGCCCGACGGTTCCCAAAAACCCTTGGACATGACTCGTCTGCAGAAAATCGTCGAGGAAGCCTGCCGCGATCTCGCCGACGTGGACGGGACCTGGATTCTCGAAGAAACACAGCGCAATCTGTTCGACGGCGTGCCCGAGAAAGATGTGGCCCCGGCGCTCATGATGGCGGCGCGTGCACGTATCGAACAGGAGCCGAATTACTCGTACGTGGCCGCCAGGCTGCTACTGGATAGCCTGCGCTGCGAGGCGCTGAGCTTCCTCGGCCACGGCTTCGTCGAAGCCACTCAGGACGAAATGGCGGAGCGCTACGCGGAGTATTTCGCGGATTACGTGAAGCGCGGCGCGGAACTTGAACTCCTGTCGCCGGAGCTGACCCGGTTCGATCTGCAGCGCCTGGGCGCTGCGCTCAAGCCGGAACGGGATCTTCAGTTCACTTACCTGGGGCTGCAAACGCTCTACGATCGTTATTTCATTCACGCCAAGAGTATCCGTTTCGAGCTGCCCCAGGCGTTCTTCATGCGTGTGGCCATGGGACTCGCCATCAACGAAATCGATCGCGAAGCGAAAGCCGTCGAGTTCTACGACCTGCTTTCCAGCTTCGATTTCATGAGTTCCACGCCGACCTTGTTCAACTCCGGCACGCTGCGCCCACAGCTTTCTTCATGTTATCTCGCCACCGTTCCGGATGATCTGGACGGCATTTTCGGCGCCATCAAGGACGACGCCTTGCTATCCAAATATGCCGGCGGCCTGGGGAACGATTGGACCCGGGTTCGTGCCATGGGTTCCCATATCAAGGGTACCAACGGCAAGTCCCAGGGCGTGGTTCCGTTCCTCAAGGTGGCCAACGACACCGCAGTTGCCGTCAACCAGGGCGGGAAGCGCAAGGGTGCCATGTGCGCCTATCTGGAAACCTGGCATCTGGATATCGAAGAGTTCCTGGAGCTCCGCAAGAACACCGGCGACGATCGCCGCCGCACTCATGACATGAACACTGCCAACTGGGTGCCCGATCTATTCATGAAGCGGGTGGCGGAAGAGGGCGATTGGACACTGTTCACGCCCAGCGAAACGTCGGACCTGCACGATCTCACCGGCGAAGCCTTCGAGAAACGCTACCTGGAATATGAAGCCAAGGTGGATCGCGGCGAAATCACGCTATACAAGCGGCTTCCGGCGACGCAGCTTTGGCGCAAGATGCTGTCCATGCTGTTCGAAACTGGGCACCCCTGGATTACCTTCAAGGACCCCTGCAACCTGCGCTATACCAACCGGCACATGGGCGTGGTCCACAGCTCCAATCTGTGCACCGAGATCACCCTGCACACCAACGACAACGAGATCGCCGTGTGCAACCTGGGCAGCGTGAACCTGTCGAACCACGTCACCAAGGACGGCGTTCTCGACGCGTACAAGCTGGAGAAGACCATTTCCACCGCCATGCGCATGCTGGACAATGTCATCGATATCAACTACTACAGCGTTCCCCAGGCGCGTCGCTCGAACCTGCGCCACCGCCCGGTCGGGCTCGGCATCATGGGTTTCCAGGACACGCTGTACAAGCTGCGCATCCCCTATGCGTCCGATGAAGCCGTAAGCTTCGCCGATAAGAGCATGGAACTGGTGAGCTACTACGCCATCAAGGCGTCCACCGATCTCGCCGAAGAACGGGGCCGCTATTCCAGCTTCGAAGGCTCGCTGTGGAGCCAGGGCATTCTGCCCTACGATTCCATGGCGCTGGTCGAACAGGGCAGGGGCGGTTATCTCCAGCAAGATCGCAGCTTCGCCCTGGACTGGGACGCGCTCCGCGATCGGGTGAAAGCGGTCGGCATGCGCAACAGCAACACCATGGCGATCGCTCCGACGGCGACCATCTCCAACATTTGCGGAGTGTCGCAGTCGATCGAGCCGACCTATCAGAACCTGTTCGTCAAATCGAACCTCTCCGGCGAGTTCACCGTGGTCAATCCGTATCTGGTGAACGATCTCAAGAAGCTCGACCTGTGGGATGCGGTCATGATCAATGACCTCAAGTACTACGACGGCAGCCTGCAAAAGATCGAGCGCATACCGGACCAGCTCAAACAGATCTACGCCACCGCCTTCGAAGTTGACCCGCGCTGGCTGGTGGAAGCCGCCTCGCGCCGGCAGAAGTGGATCGACCAGGCACAGTCCCTCAACCTTTACATGGCCGAGCCTTCCGGGAAGAAGCTCGACAACCTGTACAAGCTGGCCTGGATCCGCGGCCTCAAGACCACCTACTATCTCCGCACCATGGGCGCCACCCACGTGGAGAAGAGCACCGCCTTCGACGGTAAGCTCAACGCCGTGAAGACCGACCCCATCGACGATGCGATTCCGGGAACGAAGCATCATCCGGCGGAAGCTGCCTATGCCGAGGCGGCGGCTTCGGGGGTGAAGATGTGTTCGATTGATGATCCGGAATGTGAGGCATGTCAGTGA
- a CDS encoding AI-2E family transporter → MQSVREWLSDWVKRVLPNSQAVSFAILLIVGFVLVISLGQMLMPVFAAGVIAYLLEGIVALGVRKKLPRLAAVIIVYVLFLAFLLFLFVALLPLLYQQTVQLIDQLPTWMNRGQMLVMQLPEQYPNFITEEQIYELTAVVRRELLAWGQSMLTYSYASLVSVITLIVYLILVPLLVFFFLKDKDYILGWFSQYMPRDRNLSTRVWREVDIQIGNYVRGKVFEVTVLLAVSYVTFSLMGLNYSLLLAVLMGLSVIIPYVGATLVTFPVMIVAFFQWGLTDDFWYLLLAYGIIQALDGVVLVPLLFSEVVNLHPVAIIVAILFFGGFWGFWGVFFAIPLATLVKAVLAAWPRLGEDNLPPQDTAPAQLAKPSKSLSLGSEEV, encoded by the coding sequence ATGCAAAGTGTGCGCGAATGGTTGAGCGACTGGGTCAAGCGAGTGCTGCCCAATTCTCAGGCCGTGTCTTTCGCAATTTTATTGATTGTCGGTTTCGTGCTGGTGATCAGCTTGGGGCAGATGCTCATGCCGGTATTCGCAGCCGGCGTCATTGCCTATCTGCTGGAAGGGATAGTCGCGCTCGGCGTGCGGAAAAAGCTGCCCCGCCTCGCTGCCGTCATCATCGTCTACGTACTTTTTCTCGCCTTTCTATTGTTTTTGTTCGTCGCTCTCCTGCCGCTCCTTTATCAGCAGACCGTGCAACTCATCGATCAACTGCCGACCTGGATGAACCGGGGGCAGATGTTGGTGATGCAGCTGCCGGAGCAGTATCCGAACTTCATTACCGAGGAACAAATCTACGAATTGACGGCAGTGGTGCGGAGAGAACTCCTTGCCTGGGGCCAATCCATGCTGACTTATTCGTACGCGTCCCTGGTCAGCGTCATCACCTTGATCGTCTACCTGATCCTGGTGCCGCTGCTGGTGTTTTTCTTCCTTAAGGACAAGGACTACATTCTCGGCTGGTTCAGCCAATACATGCCCCGCGACCGCAATCTTTCGACCCGTGTATGGCGGGAGGTGGACATACAAATCGGGAACTACGTACGCGGCAAGGTTTTCGAGGTCACCGTGCTGCTCGCCGTGAGCTACGTGACCTTTTCCTTGATGGGGCTCAATTATTCTCTGCTGCTCGCAGTCCTGATGGGGCTCTCGGTGATCATTCCATACGTCGGCGCAACCCTGGTAACGTTCCCTGTGATGATCGTGGCTTTCTTCCAGTGGGGACTGACCGACGACTTTTGGTATCTGCTTCTGGCTTACGGCATCATTCAGGCACTCGATGGCGTCGTCCTGGTACCGCTGCTGTTTTCGGAAGTGGTCAACCTGCATCCCGTGGCCATCATTGTGGCCATTTTGTTCTTCGGCGGATTTTGGGGATTTTGGGGCGTATTTTTCGCGATTCCACTGGCGACCCTGGTCAAGGCGGTGCTGGCGGCTTGGCCGCGATTGGGGGAAGACAATTTACCGCCCCAGGACACTGCTCCGGCCCAGCTGGCAAAACCTTCTAAATCCCTATCCTTGGGCAGCGAGGAGGTTTAG
- the rlmE gene encoding 23S rRNA (uridine(2552)-2'-O)-methyltransferase RlmE → MMPRSRSSRRWLAEHFSDEYVKQAQALGYRSRAVFKLKELDERERLFKPGMVVLDLGAAPGGWSQYAAERVGKSGKIIALDLLPMEAIPGVTAIQGDFRENSVLEQLQAELEGRPVDLILSDMAPNMSGARVVDQARAMYLAELALDAAEQLAKPGGSFVAKLFQGPDFDDFVRKARQMFAKVSVRKPKASRDRSPEVYLVGRSRKPVG, encoded by the coding sequence ATCATGCCGCGCAGTCGAAGCAGCCGCCGATGGCTGGCCGAACACTTCTCCGATGAATACGTAAAACAAGCTCAAGCGCTGGGTTACCGCTCGCGGGCGGTGTTTAAACTGAAAGAACTGGACGAACGAGAGCGTTTGTTCAAGCCTGGCATGGTCGTGCTGGACCTGGGGGCCGCGCCGGGCGGCTGGTCCCAGTACGCAGCGGAGCGGGTTGGGAAAAGCGGGAAAATTATAGCGCTTGACCTCCTACCCATGGAAGCGATTCCGGGCGTAACCGCGATTCAAGGCGATTTTCGGGAGAATTCCGTACTCGAGCAATTACAAGCCGAGCTGGAAGGCAGACCGGTGGACCTGATCCTCTCCGATATGGCGCCCAATATGAGCGGCGCGCGCGTCGTGGATCAGGCCCGCGCCATGTATCTTGCGGAACTTGCCCTGGATGCCGCGGAACAACTGGCGAAGCCCGGCGGGAGCTTCGTGGCCAAACTGTTTCAGGGACCCGATTTCGACGATTTCGTGCGGAAAGCGCGTCAAATGTTCGCAAAGGTCTCGGTGCGCAAGCCCAAAGCGTCGCGCGATCGCAGTCCCGAAGTCTATCTCGTGGGAAGGTCGAGAAAACCCGTGGGCTAA
- the yhbY gene encoding ribosome assembly RNA-binding protein YhbY gives MKSDFKKFLRTKAHSLKPVVITGQAGITPALLNEIGLALDHHELIKVRVNAPDREERREMTAQICGELGAELIQSIGHVITLYRKNPEKSH, from the coding sequence TTGAAATCCGATTTTAAGAAATTCCTGCGTACCAAGGCTCATTCCCTTAAACCCGTGGTCATCACAGGCCAGGCGGGAATTACACCCGCCCTCCTGAATGAGATTGGTCTAGCCTTGGACCATCATGAATTGATCAAGGTGCGGGTAAACGCCCCAGACCGTGAAGAACGGCGCGAGATGACCGCCCAGATCTGCGGAGAACTGGGCGCCGAATTGATTCAATCCATCGGCCACGTCATCACGCTCTATCGTAAGAACCCGGAAAAAAGTCATTAG
- the greA gene encoding transcription elongation factor GreA has product MNKVPLTARGAEKLREELNHLKTVMRPKIIAAIAEARAHGDLKENAEYHAAREQQGFTEGRINEIEAKLAHAQIIDVTTLNAGGKVVFGATVELEDMGSGDSVTYQIVGEDEANIKEGLISITSPIARALIGKREGDVATVQAPGGVKEFEVCSVKYL; this is encoded by the coding sequence ATGAACAAGGTACCGCTAACCGCCCGTGGGGCAGAAAAGCTGCGTGAAGAGCTCAACCACCTTAAGACCGTCATGCGTCCGAAGATCATTGCGGCCATAGCCGAGGCGCGGGCGCACGGCGATTTAAAGGAAAACGCGGAATATCACGCGGCTCGCGAGCAACAGGGATTTACCGAAGGCCGGATCAACGAGATCGAGGCCAAGTTGGCGCATGCGCAAATCATCGACGTCACGACGCTCAATGCCGGAGGAAAAGTCGTTTTCGGCGCTACGGTTGAACTCGAAGACATGGGGAGCGGCGATTCGGTGACTTACCAGATCGTCGGCGAAGATGAAGCGAATATCAAGGAAGGACTCATCTCCATCACTTCACCCATTGCCCGCGCCTTGATCGGCAAGCGGGAGGGTGATGTCGCGACGGTGCAGGCTCCCGGCGGCGTGAAGGAGTTCGAAGTTTGCTCGGTCAAATATCTCTAA